Proteins from one Diprion similis isolate iyDipSimi1 chromosome 3, iyDipSimi1.1, whole genome shotgun sequence genomic window:
- the LOC124404253 gene encoding UDP-sugar transporter UST74c-like, producing the protein MAGFVSTMISSQHNIVFLRIGSAFFYGIASLMITIVNKTVLTSYSFPSFQVLGIGQMLTTIIVLYIAKKLRYVDFPDLEVTTFKKIWPLPIIFIGNMIFGLGGTKQLSLPMFTALRRFSILMTMIAEYYVLELRPRATVQFSVYTMVLGAVVAASNDLAFNLEGYIFILLNDFFTAANGVCMKKKLESKELGKYGLMYYNSLFMVLPASAIATWSGDIKHVMEFQYWTNAIFLIQFMSSCVMGFILSYSVILCTLHNSALTTTIIGCLKNISVTYLGMIIGGDYIFSWLNFVGLNLSVVGSLIYTWVTFRRQESTEVKYSSLQTIESKTQIV; encoded by the coding sequence ATGGCAGGATTTGTGAGTACAATGATTTCAAGCCAGCACAACATCGTATTCCTGCGGATAGGTTCAGCATTTTTCTACGGTATAGCTTCGCTAATGATAACAATAGTTAACAAGACGGTGCTAACATCCTACAGTTTTCCATCCTTCCAAGTACTGGGTATCGGACAAATGTTAACCACTATAATTGTCCTGTACATCGCAAAGAAATTGCGCTACGTTGATTTTCCTGACCTAGAAGTTACAACGTTCAAGAAGATTTGGCCACTGCCGATAATTTTCATAGGAAATATGATATTTGGATTAGGCGGAACTAAGCAATTGAGTCTTCCGATGTTCACCGCCTTAAGACGTTTCAGTATTCTCATGACAATGATCGCTGAATATTACGTACTGGAACTAAGACCACGAGCTACTGTCCAATTCAGTGTATACACGATGGTCCTCGGCGCAGTAGTGGCAGCATCAAATGACCTTGCGTTCAATCTTGAGGGATACATCTTTATATTGCTCAATGACTTTTTTACCGCAGCAAACGGAgtctgtatgaaaaaaaaacttgaatccaAAGAACTTGGGAAATACGGCCTCATGTATTACAACTCTTTGTTCATGGTTCTGCCTGCGTCAGCAATCGCGACATGGTCAGGCGATATTAAGCATGTTATGGAATTCCAATATTGGACAAACGCGATATTTTTGATACAATTTATGTCGTCCTGTGTGATGGGATTTATATTATCGTACAGTGTAATTTTATGCACGCTCCACAACTCCGCACTAACGACAACAATTATTGGCTGCCTTAAAAATATATCCGTCACTTATCTGGGCATGATTATCGGTGGTGACTATATATTCTCTTGGCTCAACTTCGTTGGACTAAATTTAAGTGTAGTTGGTAGTTTAATTTATACGTGGGTTACGTTCAGGAGGCAAGAATCCACGGAAGTAAAGTATTCTTCTTTACAAACTATCGAAAGTAAAACCCAAATTGTGTAG